A portion of the Citrobacter rodentium NBRC 105723 = DSM 16636 genome contains these proteins:
- the hybO gene encoding hydrogenase 2 small subunit, protein MTGDNTLINSHGVNRRDFMKLCAALAATMGLSSKAAAEMAESVSRPQRPPVVWIGAQECTGCTESLLRATHPTVENLVLETISLEYHEVLSAAFGHQVEENKHNALEKYKGQYVLVVDGSIPLKDNGIYCMVAGEPIVDHIRKAAEGAAAIIAIGSCSAWGGVAAAGVNPTGAVGLQEVLPGKTVINIPGCPPNPHNFLATVAHIITYGKPPKLDAKNRPTFAYGRLIHEHCERRPHFDAGRFAKEFGDEGHREGWCLYHLGCKGPETWGNCSTLQFCDVGGVWPVAIGHPCYGCNEEGVGFHKGIHQLAHVENQTPRSEKPDVKMKEGGNVSAGAIGLLGGVVGLVAGVSVMAVRELGRQQKKDNADSRGE, encoded by the coding sequence ATGACTGGAGATAATACTCTCATTAATTCTCACGGCGTAAACCGTCGTGATTTCATGAAGCTTTGTGCAGCACTAGCCGCTACCATGGGGCTCAGTAGCAAAGCCGCCGCAGAAATGGCCGAGTCAGTATCCCGTCCGCAGCGCCCGCCGGTTGTCTGGATTGGCGCTCAGGAGTGTACGGGCTGTACTGAATCTCTCCTTCGTGCGACCCATCCCACGGTAGAAAATCTGGTTCTGGAGACGATCTCTCTGGAATATCATGAAGTGCTTTCCGCCGCTTTTGGTCACCAGGTAGAAGAGAACAAACACAACGCGCTTGAGAAGTATAAAGGGCAGTATGTGTTAGTTGTCGACGGTTCCATCCCGCTAAAAGATAACGGTATTTATTGTATGGTCGCCGGCGAGCCGATTGTGGATCACATCCGCAAAGCGGCGGAAGGCGCGGCGGCGATTATCGCTATCGGCTCCTGCTCCGCCTGGGGCGGCGTGGCCGCCGCTGGCGTGAACCCGACCGGCGCGGTTGGCCTGCAGGAAGTCCTGCCGGGCAAAACCGTCATCAACATCCCAGGCTGTCCGCCAAACCCGCATAACTTCCTCGCGACGGTCGCGCACATTATCACCTATGGCAAGCCGCCGAAGCTGGACGCGAAAAATCGTCCGACCTTCGCCTATGGCCGCCTGATTCACGAACACTGCGAACGCCGCCCGCACTTTGACGCCGGTCGTTTTGCCAAAGAGTTCGGCGATGAAGGGCACCGCGAAGGCTGGTGCTTATACCATCTGGGCTGTAAAGGACCGGAAACCTGGGGCAACTGCTCCACGCTGCAATTCTGCGATGTCGGCGGCGTATGGCCGGTGGCGATCGGCCACCCTTGCTACGGCTGTAACGAAGAAGGGGTGGGGTTCCATAAGGGCATTCACCAGCTTGCTCACGTGGAAAACCAGACGCCGCGATCTGAGAAGCCTGACGTGAAGATGAAAGAGGGCGGCAACGTCTCTGCCGGGGCCATCGGGCTGCTCGGCGGGGTCGTCGGTCTTGTCGCAGGCGTCAGCGTGATGGCGGTGCGTGAACTGGGGCGTCAGCAAAAGAAAGATAACGCTGACTCACGGGGAGAATAA